tggattagatgatgatcgtgcggcgcacgatcattgtcttctccggcgagaacccGCGTCTCTGGCGGcgaacctagggggtcggagggctaaccagggctccggCGGTCGGCGGCGAGGTTGTTGATGACGCTgaggcagctggtagcagtggcggagcttggggaGGCGTGAATCGACGGCGATGATCTccaggcttccgcggctccgatcttgctaTTCCGGCGACTCCGGCGATGATCGAGCTAGCTACTGGTGCGAGGCGAAACGTTGGAGAgaggggagtgagctggtgtgctTGGTTGGGTCGAGGGAGCTCTCTATTTATAGAATCGTGgaggtgctgcggggccgtgatGAGGTCGACATTGGCGCGgctgctccggcgagctagcgagctagaggACGGCGGGGAACTGTTCTGCGTGTCCAGGCggtgcgtttggcggcgacatcTTGGTCGGCCGGTGCCTAATTTGGTCAGGTGGTCGCTGGGCGTAGCGCGGCAGAAGCGGGATGtgctcgtcgtctccggcggcggcgggcacgggtcagcGTCTTGCGCGTGTCCGACGGGTTCGTGGTGGCACGGCGAGGCGCGTTGTGAAGAAATGGGGGCCAGAGATCGAGTGATGCGGCGAGGCGACGTGTGTCCGTGGCGCGCGCGTCGGCCGGCAtgcacggcatggccatgccgctcctgtcgcacCTGTGCGTCGTGGGCGCGCGCTGGCTAGGGCGTTGTGGTCCACCTTTCGACTAACGGCGCATACTGGCGTGttcaggggaccaaggggaggcTCTAGGGCAAGGTGGTCGGGGCTGGTGTTGAGAGAAGAGAGGAGAAGGGAGTGACcatgtccatggccggcatggtttgAGCTTGCCATGTGTGGCTCTCCTATAGGCTTGCTATTTGGGTTAATAGAGGTAGAAGGGATCAGGGGACAAGGTAGAGGTGAGTGGTGGCTTAGGGTTAGGCCAACACTATGCAAAATAGTTATTTTGATTTGTTCCATATTTGCCCaattcaaattcttgcaaaatttggttgagctccaatggtttcaaaatttgaaagtggtgggtttggttgagttgcaaatgaccagagacaaccatgggtgttggtggaattttaaaaatcaaagaaataCGAAATtgcacaaagtgagattgttgcatatgttaaaaagtctcaactttgcatgagcatagattttgatccaagatgattttggcatggtggtctttaccaaagttgttcaccttgatgtgctcttggatgaggtgcaaagaattgggaaagtttagtttgaaaaacttgaaatgcaagggctcaaagtagtgaccagaatataaatggcagatttgaccattatcatatgtgatcacaatttgagtttgaatttgaatttgatttgatttgaatcacaatttggcagatttgaccattactaCGAGTGTAATAGGAACTGGAGCCCCATCCGTTGAcaaaaggatcaccctaagatgatCATCTCATGGTTATTGGGAACGAATCAAATCAGATGGTTCTATTACTCAACCTTTCTGACTTGCTCCTCCGGAACCAAGGTCGAAAGGATTGAAAAAGTCAGTCATTCACAACCACTGATGAAGGATTCCTCGAAAAGTTAAGGATTAGTAGTTCTTTTTcgaaatggtgaagaccaaaatggtctagggtaaagatttacaaaaatggtataaaccatatgtgagggttttagggttttcttatttgatttcttttctctttttattttatttggtttgtgatcttcacttgctccatttagggttttagggtttagcacaataaacacaataacaatcatcatggcatatcacttaaatgcacaagtcctatgcatggcactatatgcaaataaaagtttttgttggttctaaattttggatctctggaattcttcttcttcttcttattgaaatttgggatgttacagacgcCGAACCACATCAGCTCCAGTAGAGTATGGAGCCTAGCAGCCGAGAGCAGCGCGCCGGCGAGCAACGCGTTCACCGCTTGTCGCGCGTGCCTGTCGAGTACCGGCACGAGGAGCTCGACGAGTCCCAGCTGGGGGTCGAACCTGACAAGAGCAACGCAGCAGTCCAGGCCGGCGAGGTACGCAACGAGCTCGTGCGCGTTCACGGCCAGGCCTCGGCGAAGGCTCCTACGCGAACATGTCCCAGACGCGAGCGTGAGCCCGGAGGAGGAGCAGGTGATGCCGGTGCAGAGGAGCGCGAGGCAGGGCCGGGGCGCCCTCGTCCTCGCCACAACCGGCCTGCGCGCTACTAATCAAGCAGGATGAGCGGCGGGCatcgggcggcgagggagagtcGGAGACGAGTGCGTTGTAGGGCCGAAGCGTGGAGGCACAGGCGCGGCTGGCAGGCAGCGACAGAGAGCTAGAGACGGCAGGGCCGGGGCGCGGGATGCAGTCAGCTTCAATCGAAATTCAGGATGAGTACGGCTCCAAGAAGAGAGATGGAAAAGAGACGGGATGTGGGAAGAGAAAATAAAAGGAATATTTTGCATGGTACTGAACGTTTACTTCAGTGTCCATTTCGCCAGAACGGCATGTACCAAATCTTAGAGTGGGACCGTGCACTATTCACTCCGCTTCTAAAAATTGCATGCAACGGAAAATACAACGGAAGAGGACCAATCAGACCACCGGTGCATCTGTGCCCGGGATCAAAAGAGCATTTTCCCTGAATGACAACTTTTTGTACGTTAGATGCAATTACCTCTATCATAAAGTACCGCAGCCACTAAATTCGTGAATTGTGACGGCTTAATGTGTGATCTGTACCAAACACTACAAGAATCCAGCAATGCGCCGACGGCAGGGAACCCTCAGCATTCTTCCTATAAAGGAAGCTGCGCTACTCGGCCAGCCAAGGCACCAAAAGGGGCAAAAAGATCCTGGACGCTCTGTGCACAGTAAATTTTGGATCCTACTTTCTACCTCAGCCGTCCGATGCATTGGTTTTTTTTTCTCACCAGCTGCTTTTGATTGTTGGTGCATGACGGCTGGGCCAGAGCACAGGCGGACCCTCCAGCGAGAGGCAGCGACGCGCGCTCGGTCGCGTCGTCTTCATTCGCCTTTCTTTTCGACCGAGTGAAAGCCCTAGATATCCTCCCGTCCCCAATTGCCTACCTCCTCTCCTACTCCGATCCCCAGCTCCTCTCCCGTCTTCCAATCGGCCGCCACCTTCCTCCTCCAATCCGCGCCATCTCCTCTTCTCCTTCCCAATCCAGACGCTACAGGAGGGACGAGGGGAGGCAGCCCGCCGCAGCCAACGTGAGCCAGGAGGGAGAACGGGTGCCACTGCCTCGTATACCTCGCATATAGAGAGCGGGGCGAAGGACAGTTGCCGGGGGGCGCTGCTGCGCGGAGCGTGGGGAGGCCATGGTAACCGCCGGTCGCGGGCGTCGCCGTGCGAAGAGTAGGTGGGCAGGGGCCGCATCAGCCGCCGCGGGTCGACACCGCCGTAGCGGCCATGGATGGAGTGGTGGCGACCAGGTGTGTGCAAGCTCTGCGGTTCGGAGGCAGCGCCTCCCTCCTATCCTCCTCCCGAGCatcctccgcctcctctagctggTGGATGGGTGGAGCTGCAAGTAGAGGAAGCCACTGGCGGCGGATCCATCGGCCTTCAAGGGATGGAGGTTGGTGGAGGCCGTCGAGCCGGTGGTGGGGAGCACCAGTGGCTTGCAACGCGCGCCGACCGACAGGGACGCCTGTTCTCCGCCTTGAGGAGCTGCAGGGCAGAGGAAGGGGCGGCGCTGGGTGGAGGAGGGGCTTGGGGCGGCGCTGGCCAATTGGAGGAGCTGCAGCCATGGGAGGTTCGATCCCTGCTCCCCTTCCTCTCTTCCTACTCCCCATGTGATTTATTTTGTCTTGTattctactttgtttgctgcccaTTTAGATCGAGTTGTCATTTAAATTGAAGAAGACTGTCGGACATGTTTGCTGCCATAAATAATCGTTTCTAACAGAGTCAAATTCTTGTTTTGCAGACTTGAAACTATCTGAGTTGTCATTTAAATTGAAGAAGACTGTCGGACATGGCTGGCAAGAGCGGAGGCAGCCGTGCCTCCTCTTCCGTGTCCTGCAACAGCGACGTCAGGTTGGCCTCCTAGAGCTGCATATAGAGCGCTCTGATCTTGTTTTCTATCGTAAAAATGAAGATAATGTTCAAAGACAAATCACCTTATGGTTTGGCTTCTCTCCCATTTGTGGCATTTCCCTATTAGCCTTTTGTTGGTAGTCTTACGTTCTAATCTGATCTCTGAATAGTTTCACGCCACCCTCTAATTAATTTTTTGCATATATGAATGATATCACGTTGTGTCCAAGTAGATTATGTTTCTGTCCTCAGAATCTCCGTTCTGCATTGGTGCTTATCATGTGTTCACTTGCAGCTGCAAAAACAGCCCGAAGATTCGAGTAATTGCTGCGGTGTAAGCGGTGCTCGGTAGGGATTTTCTCTGACATGAGGGTTCCAGTAATTATTATTTATATGAGAGATAAAGAAGAGATTATACGTATTGCAGCTTATTTGGTCATACGATATAAATGAATTTCAGCATGTCATCTATGTCTACATATCTTGTTTTACAGGAATCATTACGTTCTATGGCTGTTGCTACATTACAGAAATCATTACACTTCACATAAATCATTTTGTGATATGTGTAGTGTAAGTTAACCTGCCATTTTAGAATGATTAGCACATAATCCAGAAGATTGTGGTGTCTGGTGGGTTTTACTGGAGGAACAATATTTTTTCAGTGGACCTGATGCCTAACACATATAGATGCAGCTCAGATTGGTCAGTAACCATTCAGATTCATATTCATTTTAAAGTTCCAAAAATAGCTGTTATTTATGTTGACTTGCCTATTGGAAAGGTGATCTCCAAAAAATGAATTTCAGCATGTCATCTATGTCTACATATCTTGTTTTACAGGAACGTTCTATGGCTGTTGCTACATTACAGAAATCATTACGCTTTACAGAAATCATTTTGTGATATGTGTAGTGTAAGTTGACCTGCCGTTTTAGAATGATTAGCACATAATCCAGAAAATTGTGGTGTCTGGTGGGTTTTACTGGAGGAACAATATTTTTTCAGTGGACCTGATGATAGCTCACACCTAACACATATAGATGTAGCTCAGATTGGTCACTAACCATTCAGAGAATGGTTGTTAGTTTCAGCCTAGGTAGATAAAATGGTTACTTGCAAAAGCGGCAAGAACTTTCCCCAAAACATCATTTAATATATTTTCTTTAATAATCTACCTTTTTGGCATATCTTGCAATCCTACTATCTCTAGGAATATCAAACAGTTTAATATCTTTCTAGAATATCTTTTGTGATATTGACTAATGTAGTTGTATTTCTATTTGCAGTTCTCAAAGGAtataagaaagttagaagatgcaaTCACAGGTAGTGATAACGGTGAAGCAACAATTTTTGTTGTTGCCGCAACCTACAAGTTATTGCAGGTATACATATGATCTTGTTGATGTTATTGTTGTTTGGTGGTTGATACAGATGCTAAAGGAGAGGTGTAGATTTGGGGATTCCGCAATGTTGTATATAGTTGTCTAATTTGTCTTCTTAGTGTCAGTTTACTAATTAAAACGCATGATTTGCAGATTAATTGTGAGGGTCTGATACTTGAAAAATGGATGTGCATATATAGGTCGGAAACTTATATATTTATGTATTTTCTCTTGGTTTTCTTTTGATTTCTCCATTGGTAGTTTGGTAGTGATTATATGTTAGCTTGTGGCGACAAAAACAACCTGAACTAGAGTTCAGACCACCAATTCAGAGGTTGTGTCTGTCTTGTGCAGAGATCAGGTGTGGGGTTTGTGCTCAGTGTTATCTCCGGCATTAGGATTCCAGTATATATAATAATAGCATCTACACAGAACATGATGCCATATAAAGCTTGATAaaatcaactttggaagaattgtTTTCTTTACAGAAATCTAAAGGCATTATATAAGCATGTGTTATTCGAAGTTTAACCAGAGACGAACCTTTTCTTTTTGGAACAAGTAGCGGTGTTCATGTCTTAGTGATTAAGATAACAATTCATTCTAAGAGTTTTATGTGCAGATGCTCTTAGCCATCATTCTACCATGTATATAATGTTGTGGGTGAGGTTCTAATGCGTGTGAGGTCCTATAGAAGTTATGTTGTCTATTAATTGACCTGCTTGCTATTTTAGTGTTCCTTACCCGAGGTACTCATCATGTTGGGTATACTGCTAATCTGATTTGCTATTTAATCATGGCGTGCATTGTTTGATCAACCCTATTAGTCTGAACCTCCATAGACAAAGCATCACTACGTCACCTTTTTTGTGAAATCTTGATAGAGTATTTGCTTCTTATATATATCTTAGGGTTGAGCAAAGTCTTTGTTTGACCCGTCTACTCTATCGAAAGGTTGATTTCCTCTTTGGCAGTTCAATGGTATTATCTAATTAAGCTCCTTAACGGGGATAACTTATTTATAACTTCATATTTCTATTTCCTTTATCGTACCAAGGCACACCAGTTGTGATATCTTAGCAGGACTCTGAGTTGGAGCAAGCATAATAGTAGTATTATGAATATATATTCTGCACAAACACATAGGTATTGTATATGAGGTTCCATTATACTCACTGATGTTTCATTTGCTTTCAGTTTCGTGAGATGATGTACGATTAAGAAAACACTTGTGCAGTAGTTGTGGCACTTAGAGCCATGCTATTATGGTGCTTCACCTTCCCTTTATATGTTCGTATCTATTTTTATGCACTGTCTTTGCAGTGAACTTTTTAATCACATGCAGTTGTTTCTTCTGTCGTGCGATCTTTTCAGCTCAAGAGCTCTTACCAGACCAATATCTTTATGCGTTGGACATTGTCTACTGATAGTATGTGAAGATAGTGAGGATTGCTACCGGCGCATGGCCGCTTGTGCTGGTTAACGAATGAGCACGGATGGGACGCTGCTTTCAGTCAATAGAAAATCCGTGTTGCCCGAGATCAAGCTCAAGGACGGGGATAGAGTTGATGTGAGGTTTTCTCTGCATATTAACCTGGGTAATTTATTAGGTTGGCTACTGCCTCCTGAGTTTGTACATAATGAGACCATACGGTAGTAATTTGTGATGCAAATATAAGTTTTCATGCAAGAAATTCAAGTTGAATTAGATACTTATGCCTCAGCCTTCTCAGTTTGTACATAGTGTTATTGGCTGCAGGACAATGTTATTGGACATTCTCTAAATTTACATATGAGAATTCCAGCAGTCTTGCTTTTTTTCCTTTGCATCAAGGACGGAGTTGTTATAACCCTAAAGCCCATCTATACCTCAAAATTGTGAACCAAACTTTTGGTCCTCTTGCTCGCAATAAGTACAAACAAAGGTAAATCTTATAGTTCAGATTTTGctatttgcgcgatagcgcagcaGGTCATCTAGTAGCCATAAAGGGCCGTTGCCGTGGGCTACCATGGCGTAGCTCCTCGGCGAAGGTCCTCCTCGGAGGAGCCACGTGAGCCCTCGGCATAGACACGACACTCGGCGTAGGCCATATACGTCGACGGTCAGGACGGGCCCTCGGGGTACGGGCCCTCGGCGTAGGACTGTGGGGCCACCCCGCCCGCTAACGGACATCGTCACTATGTCGATTGCCAGGTCCTCGGCATAGGTGGACGCGTGGCGCGAGCACTACTAGGAGAACCCTTATAGGTAGGAATATATTTTATGGCGCACCTAAAAGTATGTGCTCCACAAAAATATTTTTGTGGCGTGCACTACAATGGGACCCTCCCTTTAGCAACGTATCGATGTGTTGCCTAATGTCTATATAAGCGTTGGTAGCACCTACACCAACGGATTTTATATGTGTTGCCGTTGGTGACGTTGCAAGGGTCtacaacaacacataagcatgttTGGTAAACCCTCACTTAGTATGTGTTGGTGATTAGCGTATAGTAGGAAGTTTGCGGCGcggcgcacgccgcgcccgtgttgTTGAGATTCTTTTTTAAAAATAGTGTTTTTTAGTTTAAGAGTGCGGGATTCCTTGTCAATTTTTTTGAAGAAACATCTAAAACTCGACCGCGCCTTTGGTATCAAGATCGTTGGTTACAATTTTGTATAAATAATACAATATCTGGGTTACTGAAGTACCGCGGAAGTGCCAGTGAAATAAGTGAATGATGTAGTGCTTTTGTTTCTAGATTGTTGGATAAAATATTGTAGAAATAAAAAAATATCTAGGTTGTTGAAGTACCCCAGAAGTACCGGTGAAATAGGCGGCTGATGGTGGAGTGCTTTTGTTTTTGGTGTTGCTACAAAATGAAATGGTAGTATTTCTCCAACCGAAAGAGGCAACAGTGATGCGGTAAATCTATATTTCTTAAGTTACCATAGAAGA
This Lolium perenne isolate Kyuss_39 chromosome 1, Kyuss_2.0, whole genome shotgun sequence DNA region includes the following protein-coding sequences:
- the LOC127297556 gene encoding uncharacterized protein, whose product is MDGVVATRCVQALRFGGSASLLSSSRASSASSSWWMGGAASRGSHWRRIHRPSRDGGWWRPSSRWWGAPVACNARRPTGTPVLRLEELQGRGRGGAGWRRGLGRRWPIGGAAAMGDLKLSELSFKLKKTVGHGWQERRQPCLLFRVLQQRRQLQKQPEDSSNCCGVSGAR